One stretch of Sander lucioperca isolate FBNREF2018 chromosome 13, SLUC_FBN_1.2, whole genome shotgun sequence DNA includes these proteins:
- the zw10 gene encoding centromere/kinetochore protein zw10 homolog isoform X2 produces the protein MASFVTEVLASSGKLEKEDLSSKISKMSRKVEDTKEEVCDMINKRYGDFLPSLQGSEELMVQVDEVSKEMDALKNCIETEVQQNIHVAVAEYAKLKQQLEKNTIIMTMLGHLKQFHSAMEESNKALLDKKYVDAANHLERARASVDSLKGWKTSQLPLLSALSSELTVQRENLIYHLGDEWKRLVIWSLPSSKEPAGLKSFLKVKLNLSHGCTKDGEAKPTALLRCVLQALAIQGDLQHKIKLFSQVLLKTMLKPLVMYPSLSVRVTEQQGEGTVLALQCLEESNKERSTPSQVYSKLLLVLRTLYSHLLDVSIGDKKLSAILGELIWEEMSKCIIHECLLYSIPTNSSQLEKYNTVIKETEEFEKSLKEMEFLQGDSTDLLKYARDVNCHFASKKCKDVIVAARKLMTSKMHNTVKITPDYKLRLPKLPVPASELKVKHDTTKNEITMENKKQLSPWSMCLPACRISESVQQLMELALNTLSEAVGSSTQCALQLFFTVRNVFQLFYDVVPTYHKENLLKFPHLAAIQHNNCMYLAHHLLTLGHHFRAHLPQPLSEGVATFVDMVPGFRKLGAQCFLAQMNVQRAELLERLSTAHNFSNLDDEDNYIAASKAVRQVIHQLKQLGTVWQDVLPVSIYCKAMGNLLNTAITEVISKIMMLEDISSEDGEHLHTLCQTIIEEGPLVFIPLAEENKNKKYQEEVPLYVRKWSTFKELVIVLRASLQEIVDRWADGKGPLALEFSSSEVKNLIRALFQNTERRAVALTKIR, from the exons ATGGCGTCGTTTGTGACTGAAGTCCTCGCCAGCTCTGGCAAACTGGAAAAAGAGGACCTGTCCAGCAAAATAAGCAAAATGTCGCGCAAGGTGGAAGATACAAAG gaAGAAGTATGTGACATGATAAACAAGCGGTATGGTGACTTCCTCCCTAGTCTTCAAGGATCTGAGGAGCTTATGGTACAGGTTGATGAGGTCTCCAAAGAAATGGATGCCCTCAAAAACTGCATTGAGactgag GTGCAGCAGAATATCCACGTGGCTGTGGCGGAGTATGCAAAGCTAAAGCAGCAGCTGGAGAAAAATACTATCATAATGACAATGCTTGGACACCTAAAACAG TTTCACAGTGCAATGGAGGAGTCCAACAAAGCTCTACTGGACAAGAAGTATGTTGATGCAGCTAACCATCTGGAAAGG GCAAGGGCCAGTGTGGATTCACTGAAGGGCTGGAAGACTTCCCAGCTGCCGCTGCTCAGTGCTCTTAGCTCTGAGTTGACAGTGCAGAGAGAGAACTTAATTTACCACCTGGGAGATGAATGGAAGCGCCTTGTCATCTGGAGTTTACCGTCCTCAAAGg AGCCTGCAGGTCTGAAGTCGTTCCTGAAGGTGAAGCTGAATCTGAGCCATGGGTGCACTAAGGACGGTGAAGCGAAACCAACAGCTCTGCTGCGCTGCGTCCTGCAAGCTCTGGCCATCCAGGGAGACCTTCAGCACAAGATCAAACTCTTCA GTCAGGTGCTGTTGAAGACCATGCTGAAGCCGTTGGTGATGTACCCGTCACTGTCGGTGAGGGTAACAGAGCAGCAGGGTGAGGGAACCGTCTTGGCCTTACAGTGTTTGGAGGAGAGCAACAAGGAGAGATCCACTCCTTCACAAGTCTACAGCAAACTGCTCCTGGTGCTCAGGACACTGTACTCACACCTGCTAG atGTGTCCATTGGTGATAAAAAGCTCTCGGCTATCTTGGGGGAGCTGATTTGGGAGGAAATGTCCAAGTGCATCATCCATGAGTGTCTGCTCTACTCCATCCCCACCAACAGCAGCCAGCTGGAGAAATACAACACT GTGATCAAGGAAACGGAGGAGTTTGAGAAGTCTCTGAAGGAGATGGAGTTTCTGCAGGGCGATTCCACAGACCTGCTCAAATACGCCAGGGATGTCAACTGTCACTTTGCCAGCAAGAAGTGCAAGGATGTCATCGTGGCGGCCCGCAAACTCATGACCTCCAAGATGCACAACACCGTCAAA ATCACACCAGACTACAAGCTGCGTCTTCCCAAGCTGCCTGTTCCAGCTTCGGAGCTGAAGGTGAAGCACGACACCACAAAGAACGAGATAACAATGGAGAACAAAAAGCAGCTGTCTCCGTGGAGTATGTGTCTGCCAGCCTGCCGCATCAGCGAGTCGGTGCAGCAGCTGATGGAGCTGGCGCTCAACACCCTGAGTGAAGCTGTTGGAAGCTCCACACAATG TGCATTACAACTGTTCTTCACCGTGAGAAACGTCTTTCAGCTGTTCTACGATGTCGTCCCGACATACCACAA GGAGAACCTGCTCAAGTTCCCTCACCTGGCTGCCATCCAGCACAACAACTGCATGTACCTGGCCCACCACCTGCTCACCCTGGGCCACCATTTCAGAGCTCACCTGCCACAGCCCCTCAGCGAGGGCGTTGCAACATTTGTTGACATGGTGCCCGGATTCAGGAAACTGG GTGCCCAGTGCTTCTTGGCGCAGATGAACGTCCAGAGAGCTGAACTGTTGGAGAGACTTTCCACCGCTCACAATTTCAGCAACCTGGATGATGAAGACAACTACATTGCAGCCAGCAAAGCAGTAAGACAG GTCATCCATCAGTTGAAGCAGTTGGGCACAGTGTGGCAGGATGTCCTACCAGTCAGCATCTATTGTAAAGCCATGGGCAACCTCCTCAACACAGCAATCACAGAAGTCATTTCCAAAATCATGATGCTAGAg GATATTTCCTCTGAGGACGGGGAGCACCTTCACACTCTGTGTCAAACCATCATTGAGGAAGGTCCGCTGGTCTTCATCCCTCTGGCCGAggaaaacaagaacaagaagTATCAGGAGGAAGTGCCTCTCTACGTGAGGAAGTGGAGTACCTTCAAGGAGCTGGTCATCGTGCTGCGGGCCAGCCTGCAGGAGATAGTCGACAG
- the zw10 gene encoding centromere/kinetochore protein zw10 homolog isoform X1 has protein sequence MASFVTEVLASSGKLEKEDLSSKISKMSRKVEDTKEEVCDMINKRYGDFLPSLQGSEELMVQVDEVSKEMDALKNCIETEVQQNIHVAVAEYAKLKQQLEKNTIIMTMLGHLKQFHSAMEESNKALLDKKYVDAANHLERARASVDSLKGWKTSQLPLLSALSSELTVQRENLIYHLGDEWKRLVIWSLPSSKANLSEALVVTDGHVPPEPAGLKSFLKVKLNLSHGCTKDGEAKPTALLRCVLQALAIQGDLQHKIKLFSQVLLKTMLKPLVMYPSLSVRVTEQQGEGTVLALQCLEESNKERSTPSQVYSKLLLVLRTLYSHLLDVSIGDKKLSAILGELIWEEMSKCIIHECLLYSIPTNSSQLEKYNTVIKETEEFEKSLKEMEFLQGDSTDLLKYARDVNCHFASKKCKDVIVAARKLMTSKMHNTVKITPDYKLRLPKLPVPASELKVKHDTTKNEITMENKKQLSPWSMCLPACRISESVQQLMELALNTLSEAVGSSTQCALQLFFTVRNVFQLFYDVVPTYHKENLLKFPHLAAIQHNNCMYLAHHLLTLGHHFRAHLPQPLSEGVATFVDMVPGFRKLGAQCFLAQMNVQRAELLERLSTAHNFSNLDDEDNYIAASKAVRQVIHQLKQLGTVWQDVLPVSIYCKAMGNLLNTAITEVISKIMMLEDISSEDGEHLHTLCQTIIEEGPLVFIPLAEENKNKKYQEEVPLYVRKWSTFKELVIVLRASLQEIVDRWADGKGPLALEFSSSEVKNLIRALFQNTERRAVALTKIR, from the exons ATGGCGTCGTTTGTGACTGAAGTCCTCGCCAGCTCTGGCAAACTGGAAAAAGAGGACCTGTCCAGCAAAATAAGCAAAATGTCGCGCAAGGTGGAAGATACAAAG gaAGAAGTATGTGACATGATAAACAAGCGGTATGGTGACTTCCTCCCTAGTCTTCAAGGATCTGAGGAGCTTATGGTACAGGTTGATGAGGTCTCCAAAGAAATGGATGCCCTCAAAAACTGCATTGAGactgag GTGCAGCAGAATATCCACGTGGCTGTGGCGGAGTATGCAAAGCTAAAGCAGCAGCTGGAGAAAAATACTATCATAATGACAATGCTTGGACACCTAAAACAG TTTCACAGTGCAATGGAGGAGTCCAACAAAGCTCTACTGGACAAGAAGTATGTTGATGCAGCTAACCATCTGGAAAGG GCAAGGGCCAGTGTGGATTCACTGAAGGGCTGGAAGACTTCCCAGCTGCCGCTGCTCAGTGCTCTTAGCTCTGAGTTGACAGTGCAGAGAGAGAACTTAATTTACCACCTGGGAGATGAATGGAAGCGCCTTGTCATCTGGAGTTTACCGTCCTCAAAGg CAAACCTATCTGAGGCATTAGTAGTGACTGATGGACATGTACCACCAGAGCCTGCAGGTCTGAAGTCGTTCCTGAAGGTGAAGCTGAATCTGAGCCATGGGTGCACTAAGGACGGTGAAGCGAAACCAACAGCTCTGCTGCGCTGCGTCCTGCAAGCTCTGGCCATCCAGGGAGACCTTCAGCACAAGATCAAACTCTTCA GTCAGGTGCTGTTGAAGACCATGCTGAAGCCGTTGGTGATGTACCCGTCACTGTCGGTGAGGGTAACAGAGCAGCAGGGTGAGGGAACCGTCTTGGCCTTACAGTGTTTGGAGGAGAGCAACAAGGAGAGATCCACTCCTTCACAAGTCTACAGCAAACTGCTCCTGGTGCTCAGGACACTGTACTCACACCTGCTAG atGTGTCCATTGGTGATAAAAAGCTCTCGGCTATCTTGGGGGAGCTGATTTGGGAGGAAATGTCCAAGTGCATCATCCATGAGTGTCTGCTCTACTCCATCCCCACCAACAGCAGCCAGCTGGAGAAATACAACACT GTGATCAAGGAAACGGAGGAGTTTGAGAAGTCTCTGAAGGAGATGGAGTTTCTGCAGGGCGATTCCACAGACCTGCTCAAATACGCCAGGGATGTCAACTGTCACTTTGCCAGCAAGAAGTGCAAGGATGTCATCGTGGCGGCCCGCAAACTCATGACCTCCAAGATGCACAACACCGTCAAA ATCACACCAGACTACAAGCTGCGTCTTCCCAAGCTGCCTGTTCCAGCTTCGGAGCTGAAGGTGAAGCACGACACCACAAAGAACGAGATAACAATGGAGAACAAAAAGCAGCTGTCTCCGTGGAGTATGTGTCTGCCAGCCTGCCGCATCAGCGAGTCGGTGCAGCAGCTGATGGAGCTGGCGCTCAACACCCTGAGTGAAGCTGTTGGAAGCTCCACACAATG TGCATTACAACTGTTCTTCACCGTGAGAAACGTCTTTCAGCTGTTCTACGATGTCGTCCCGACATACCACAA GGAGAACCTGCTCAAGTTCCCTCACCTGGCTGCCATCCAGCACAACAACTGCATGTACCTGGCCCACCACCTGCTCACCCTGGGCCACCATTTCAGAGCTCACCTGCCACAGCCCCTCAGCGAGGGCGTTGCAACATTTGTTGACATGGTGCCCGGATTCAGGAAACTGG GTGCCCAGTGCTTCTTGGCGCAGATGAACGTCCAGAGAGCTGAACTGTTGGAGAGACTTTCCACCGCTCACAATTTCAGCAACCTGGATGATGAAGACAACTACATTGCAGCCAGCAAAGCAGTAAGACAG GTCATCCATCAGTTGAAGCAGTTGGGCACAGTGTGGCAGGATGTCCTACCAGTCAGCATCTATTGTAAAGCCATGGGCAACCTCCTCAACACAGCAATCACAGAAGTCATTTCCAAAATCATGATGCTAGAg GATATTTCCTCTGAGGACGGGGAGCACCTTCACACTCTGTGTCAAACCATCATTGAGGAAGGTCCGCTGGTCTTCATCCCTCTGGCCGAggaaaacaagaacaagaagTATCAGGAGGAAGTGCCTCTCTACGTGAGGAAGTGGAGTACCTTCAAGGAGCTGGTCATCGTGCTGCGGGCCAGCCTGCAGGAGATAGTCGACAG
- the mks1 gene encoding Meckel syndrome type 1 protein isoform X2, translated as MADSWNTDTGEAVYRSRDAVKNLRIRVRIEKVTSTAVLSQHLQQQVLSQQDRGDIELETLTSGGQTGDNEEELVVGWQEKLFSQYEMELFQSEAACQTPLDRQYHTEVKALNKSKGRRNHRIFTYTDHDRYTSCLPFHQLQHSTDLLTSTKSSPTFLAERMASVRHRRQDRRTMDCSIPKSKIVNWEPTEEFVKGSHVVNNAMQTMHIMGDLAPPGRLGQKDNEYLLVTIKTDGSGTVIIKPDFNKGKEPYRIVTAGEKREVWRLTVENVCTAMQPEEQEREQNMYKDLYVRHKEYLNSLVGQDFEMPPAGILRYLMNGEIVSAKGFEYDNLYIHFFMELPNNWSSLPFQSLSGVTQTCRAKTLGKENVAFFSYPFSFEAFYMSEKESEESVLQWPVIYFKVLSLDSWQRYRTEGYGYLLFPAVPGKHTITCHTWRPLQTGTGSALRRFFIGGSPELEDHSYVRIPGTFKGERLSRFGFCTETTGSVTFNLHCLQQARAFVDATMLKKRRQKVFDQLGGFSQQGAVCTILEAFQRARRKMHEARESLPRDLVNTTSQLQIESSA; from the exons ATGGCGGACAGTTGGAACACAGATACCGGAGAAGCTGTGTATCGGTCCCGGGATGCTGTCAAAAACTTGAGAATAAG GGTGCGTATAGAGAAGGTGACCTCTACAGCAGTCCTCTCTCAGCACCTCCAGCAGCAAGTTCTGTCCCAGCAAGACAGAGGGGACATTGAACTGGAAACCCTCACCTCAGGAGGCCAGACAG GTGATAATGAGGAGGAGCTGGTGGTGGGCTGGCAGGAGAAACTCTTTAGTCAG TATGAGATGGAGCTGTTCCAGAGCGAGGCAGCATGTCAGACCCCTCTGGACCGTCAGTATCACACAGAAGTCAAGGCCCTGAACAAGTCTAAGGGCCGTCGTAATCACAGGATTTTCACATACACAGATCATGACCGCTACACCAGCTGTCTTCCATTCCACCAACTG CAGCACTCCACTGACTTATTGACCTCAACCAAATCCAGCCCCACATTCCTGGCTGAAAGGATGGCCAGTGTGAGACACAGACGGCAGGACAGACGCACCAT GGATTGTAGTATTCCTAAATCAAAGATCGTCAACTGGGAGCCCACAGAGGAGTTTGTGAAGGGCAGTCATGTGGTGAATAATGCCATGCAGACCATGCACATCATGGGAGACCTGGCTCCCCCTGGAAG GCTGGGCCAGAAAGATAATGAATATTTGCTGGTAACCATAAAAACAGATGGCAGCGGAACAGTCATTATAAAACCTGACTTCAACAAAGGCAAAGAGCCCTACAG GATTGTAACAGCGGGGGAGAAGAGAGAAGTTTGGCGTCTCACTGTGGAGAATGTATGCACAGCCATGCAACCAGAGGAACAGGAGAGGGAGCAGAACATGTACAAAGAC CTGTACGTACGGCACAAGGAGTACCTCAATAGTCTTGTTGGACAGGACTTTGAGATG CCTCCTGCAGGTATTCTGCGTTACCTGATGAATGGTGAGATAG TTTCAGCCAAAGGCTTTGAATATGATAACTTATACATCCACTTCTTCATGGAACTGCCCAACA ATTGGTCCAGCTTGCCCTTTCAGTCTCTCTCAGGTGTTACCCAGACCTGCCGGGCCAAAACATTAGGGAAG GAAAATGTAGCTTTCTTCAGTTACCCCTTTAGCTTTGAGGCTTTCTACATGAGTGAAAAAGAGAGTGAGG AGTCAGTTCTCCAGTGGCCAGTGATCTACTTCAAGGTTCTTTCTCTGGACTCCTGGCAGCGCTATCGAACTGAAGGCTATGGCTATCTGCTTTTTCCTGCC gtgccaGGTAAACATACAATAACATGCCATACGTGGAGACCCCTTCAGACGGGGACAGGCTCTGCACTGAGGCGCTTCTTTATTGGAGGTTCTCCGGAGCTTGAAGACCACAGCTATGTCAGAATACCCGGGACCTTTAAG GGAGAGAGGCTAAGTCGCTTTGGCTTTTGCACTGAAACCACAGGAAGTGTCACCTTTAATCTGCACTGCCTCCAGCAAGCCAG GGCCTTTGTTGATGCCACCATGTTGAAGAAGAGGAGGCAGAAAGTTTTTGACCAGCTGGGAGGATTTAGTCAGCAAGGAGCTGTTTGCACCATCCTGG AGGCCTTCCAGAGGGCCAGGAGAAAGATGCATGAGGCCAGAGAAAGTCTTCCAAGAGACCTCGTCAACACCACCTCCCAACTCCAGATCGAATCCTCTGCATAG
- the mks1 gene encoding Meckel syndrome type 1 protein isoform X3 translates to MADSWNTDTGEAVYRSRDAVKNLRIRVRIEKVTSTAVLSQHLQQQVLSQQDRGDIELETLTSGGQTGDNEEELVVGWQEKLFSQYEMELFQSEAACQTPLDRQYHTEVKALNKSKGRRNHRIFTYTDHDRYTSCLPFHQLHSTDLLTSTKSSPTFLAERMASVRHRRQDRRTMDCSIPKSKIVNWEPTEEFVKGSHVVNNAMQTMHIMGDLAPPGRLGQKDNEYLLVTIKTDGSGTVIIKPDFNKGKEPYRIVTAGEKREVWRLTVENVCTAMQPEEQEREQNMYKDLYVRHKEYLNSLVGQDFEMPPAGILRYLMNGEIVSAKGFEYDNLYIHFFMELPNNWSSLPFQSLSGVTQTCRAKTLGKENVAFFSYPFSFEAFYMSEKESEESVLQWPVIYFKVLSLDSWQRYRTEGYGYLLFPATPGKHTITCHTWRPLQTGTGSALRRFFIGGSPELEDHSYVRIPGTFKGERLSRFGFCTETTGSVTFNLHCLQQARAFVDATMLKKRRQKVFDQLGGFSQQGAVCTILEAFQRARRKMHEARESLPRDLVNTTSQLQIESSA, encoded by the exons ATGGCGGACAGTTGGAACACAGATACCGGAGAAGCTGTGTATCGGTCCCGGGATGCTGTCAAAAACTTGAGAATAAG GGTGCGTATAGAGAAGGTGACCTCTACAGCAGTCCTCTCTCAGCACCTCCAGCAGCAAGTTCTGTCCCAGCAAGACAGAGGGGACATTGAACTGGAAACCCTCACCTCAGGAGGCCAGACAG GTGATAATGAGGAGGAGCTGGTGGTGGGCTGGCAGGAGAAACTCTTTAGTCAG TATGAGATGGAGCTGTTCCAGAGCGAGGCAGCATGTCAGACCCCTCTGGACCGTCAGTATCACACAGAAGTCAAGGCCCTGAACAAGTCTAAGGGCCGTCGTAATCACAGGATTTTCACATACACAGATCATGACCGCTACACCAGCTGTCTTCCATTCCACCAACTG CACTCCACTGACTTATTGACCTCAACCAAATCCAGCCCCACATTCCTGGCTGAAAGGATGGCCAGTGTGAGACACAGACGGCAGGACAGACGCACCAT GGATTGTAGTATTCCTAAATCAAAGATCGTCAACTGGGAGCCCACAGAGGAGTTTGTGAAGGGCAGTCATGTGGTGAATAATGCCATGCAGACCATGCACATCATGGGAGACCTGGCTCCCCCTGGAAG GCTGGGCCAGAAAGATAATGAATATTTGCTGGTAACCATAAAAACAGATGGCAGCGGAACAGTCATTATAAAACCTGACTTCAACAAAGGCAAAGAGCCCTACAG GATTGTAACAGCGGGGGAGAAGAGAGAAGTTTGGCGTCTCACTGTGGAGAATGTATGCACAGCCATGCAACCAGAGGAACAGGAGAGGGAGCAGAACATGTACAAAGAC CTGTACGTACGGCACAAGGAGTACCTCAATAGTCTTGTTGGACAGGACTTTGAGATG CCTCCTGCAGGTATTCTGCGTTACCTGATGAATGGTGAGATAG TTTCAGCCAAAGGCTTTGAATATGATAACTTATACATCCACTTCTTCATGGAACTGCCCAACA ATTGGTCCAGCTTGCCCTTTCAGTCTCTCTCAGGTGTTACCCAGACCTGCCGGGCCAAAACATTAGGGAAG GAAAATGTAGCTTTCTTCAGTTACCCCTTTAGCTTTGAGGCTTTCTACATGAGTGAAAAAGAGAGTGAGG AGTCAGTTCTCCAGTGGCCAGTGATCTACTTCAAGGTTCTTTCTCTGGACTCCTGGCAGCGCTATCGAACTGAAGGCTATGGCTATCTGCTTTTTCCTGCCACGCCTG GTAAACATACAATAACATGCCATACGTGGAGACCCCTTCAGACGGGGACAGGCTCTGCACTGAGGCGCTTCTTTATTGGAGGTTCTCCGGAGCTTGAAGACCACAGCTATGTCAGAATACCCGGGACCTTTAAG GGAGAGAGGCTAAGTCGCTTTGGCTTTTGCACTGAAACCACAGGAAGTGTCACCTTTAATCTGCACTGCCTCCAGCAAGCCAG GGCCTTTGTTGATGCCACCATGTTGAAGAAGAGGAGGCAGAAAGTTTTTGACCAGCTGGGAGGATTTAGTCAGCAAGGAGCTGTTTGCACCATCCTGG AGGCCTTCCAGAGGGCCAGGAGAAAGATGCATGAGGCCAGAGAAAGTCTTCCAAGAGACCTCGTCAACACCACCTCCCAACTCCAGATCGAATCCTCTGCATAG
- the mks1 gene encoding Meckel syndrome type 1 protein isoform X1: MADSWNTDTGEAVYRSRDAVKNLRIRVRIEKVTSTAVLSQHLQQQVLSQQDRGDIELETLTSGGQTGDNEEELVVGWQEKLFSQYEMELFQSEAACQTPLDRQYHTEVKALNKSKGRRNHRIFTYTDHDRYTSCLPFHQLQHSTDLLTSTKSSPTFLAERMASVRHRRQDRRTMDCSIPKSKIVNWEPTEEFVKGSHVVNNAMQTMHIMGDLAPPGRLGQKDNEYLLVTIKTDGSGTVIIKPDFNKGKEPYRIVTAGEKREVWRLTVENVCTAMQPEEQEREQNMYKDLYVRHKEYLNSLVGQDFEMPPAGILRYLMNGEIVSAKGFEYDNLYIHFFMELPNNWSSLPFQSLSGVTQTCRAKTLGKENVAFFSYPFSFEAFYMSEKESEESVLQWPVIYFKVLSLDSWQRYRTEGYGYLLFPATPGKHTITCHTWRPLQTGTGSALRRFFIGGSPELEDHSYVRIPGTFKGERLSRFGFCTETTGSVTFNLHCLQQARAFVDATMLKKRRQKVFDQLGGFSQQGAVCTILEAFQRARRKMHEARESLPRDLVNTTSQLQIESSA, translated from the exons ATGGCGGACAGTTGGAACACAGATACCGGAGAAGCTGTGTATCGGTCCCGGGATGCTGTCAAAAACTTGAGAATAAG GGTGCGTATAGAGAAGGTGACCTCTACAGCAGTCCTCTCTCAGCACCTCCAGCAGCAAGTTCTGTCCCAGCAAGACAGAGGGGACATTGAACTGGAAACCCTCACCTCAGGAGGCCAGACAG GTGATAATGAGGAGGAGCTGGTGGTGGGCTGGCAGGAGAAACTCTTTAGTCAG TATGAGATGGAGCTGTTCCAGAGCGAGGCAGCATGTCAGACCCCTCTGGACCGTCAGTATCACACAGAAGTCAAGGCCCTGAACAAGTCTAAGGGCCGTCGTAATCACAGGATTTTCACATACACAGATCATGACCGCTACACCAGCTGTCTTCCATTCCACCAACTG CAGCACTCCACTGACTTATTGACCTCAACCAAATCCAGCCCCACATTCCTGGCTGAAAGGATGGCCAGTGTGAGACACAGACGGCAGGACAGACGCACCAT GGATTGTAGTATTCCTAAATCAAAGATCGTCAACTGGGAGCCCACAGAGGAGTTTGTGAAGGGCAGTCATGTGGTGAATAATGCCATGCAGACCATGCACATCATGGGAGACCTGGCTCCCCCTGGAAG GCTGGGCCAGAAAGATAATGAATATTTGCTGGTAACCATAAAAACAGATGGCAGCGGAACAGTCATTATAAAACCTGACTTCAACAAAGGCAAAGAGCCCTACAG GATTGTAACAGCGGGGGAGAAGAGAGAAGTTTGGCGTCTCACTGTGGAGAATGTATGCACAGCCATGCAACCAGAGGAACAGGAGAGGGAGCAGAACATGTACAAAGAC CTGTACGTACGGCACAAGGAGTACCTCAATAGTCTTGTTGGACAGGACTTTGAGATG CCTCCTGCAGGTATTCTGCGTTACCTGATGAATGGTGAGATAG TTTCAGCCAAAGGCTTTGAATATGATAACTTATACATCCACTTCTTCATGGAACTGCCCAACA ATTGGTCCAGCTTGCCCTTTCAGTCTCTCTCAGGTGTTACCCAGACCTGCCGGGCCAAAACATTAGGGAAG GAAAATGTAGCTTTCTTCAGTTACCCCTTTAGCTTTGAGGCTTTCTACATGAGTGAAAAAGAGAGTGAGG AGTCAGTTCTCCAGTGGCCAGTGATCTACTTCAAGGTTCTTTCTCTGGACTCCTGGCAGCGCTATCGAACTGAAGGCTATGGCTATCTGCTTTTTCCTGCCACGCCTG GTAAACATACAATAACATGCCATACGTGGAGACCCCTTCAGACGGGGACAGGCTCTGCACTGAGGCGCTTCTTTATTGGAGGTTCTCCGGAGCTTGAAGACCACAGCTATGTCAGAATACCCGGGACCTTTAAG GGAGAGAGGCTAAGTCGCTTTGGCTTTTGCACTGAAACCACAGGAAGTGTCACCTTTAATCTGCACTGCCTCCAGCAAGCCAG GGCCTTTGTTGATGCCACCATGTTGAAGAAGAGGAGGCAGAAAGTTTTTGACCAGCTGGGAGGATTTAGTCAGCAAGGAGCTGTTTGCACCATCCTGG AGGCCTTCCAGAGGGCCAGGAGAAAGATGCATGAGGCCAGAGAAAGTCTTCCAAGAGACCTCGTCAACACCACCTCCCAACTCCAGATCGAATCCTCTGCATAG